TGCCGTCGTCGATCGCCATCGTCGGCGCCGGCGCCATCGGTATGGAGTTCGGCTACGTGCTCGCCAACTACGGCGTCGACGTCACGATCATCGAGTTCCTCGACCGCGTACTCCCCAACGAGGACGCCGACGTGTCCAAGGAGATCGCCAAGGAGTACAAGAAGCTCGGCGTGAAACTGCTGACCTCGACCAAGGTCGGGTCGGTCGCCGACAACGGCTCCTCGGTCACCGTGACCTACACCGACGCCAAGGACCAGCCGGGCGAACTCACCGTCGACAAGGTGCTCATGTCCGTCGGCTTCGCGCCGCGCGTCACCGGCTACGGGCTGGAGAACACCGGCGTGGCACTCACCGACCGCGGCGCCATCGCGATCGACGACAATATGCGCACCAACGTCCCCGGTGTCTACGCGATCGGCGACGTCACCGCGAAGCTGCAGTTGGCCCACGTCGCCGAGGCGCAGGGCATCGTCGCCGCCGAGACCATCGCCGGCGCCGAGACGATGACGCTGGGCGACTACCGGATGATGCCGCGGGCCACCTTCTGCCAGCCGCAGGTCGCCTCCTTCGGGTTGACCGAGGCGCAGGCGAAGGACGAGGGGTACGCGGTCAAGGTGACCAAGTTCCCGTTCACCGCCAACGGCAAGGCCCAGGGCCTCGCCGAGACCGCCGGCTTCGTCAAGCTGATCACCGACACCACGCACGACGAATTGCTCGGCGCGCACCTCGTCGGCGACAACGTCTCGGAGTTCCTGCCCGAGCTGACGCTGGCGCAGAAGTGGGACCTGACCGCCAAGGAATTGGCGCGCAACGTGCACACGCACCCGACGATGTCGGAGGCGCTGCAGGAGGTCTTCCACGGCGCCATCGGCCACATGATCAACCTGTAAGCCCGGTCGCGAATCCGTGGCCACGGTCGTCGTCTTCCACGCCCACCCCGATGACGAGGTCATCCTGACCGGTGGCACCATCGCGCGGCTCGCCGCCGACGGTCATCGGGTGGTGGTCGTGGTGGCGACCGACGGCAACGTCGAGGGGCCGGACGACGCGCCCGGTGACGCGCCGGACCGGATCGCGGAGCTGCGGGCCAGTGCCGCCGTGCTCGGTGCCGCCCGGGTGGCCGCCCTCGGCTACGCGGACAGCGGCTTCGGCCCGGAGTTCTACCCGGACCCGCCCGGACGGGTGCGATTCGCCCGTGCCGACACCGAGGAGGCCGCCGGGCGGTTGGCCGAAATCCTGCGCGACGAGCGGGCCGACGTGCTGTTGAGCTACGAGGCCAACGGCGGATACGGCCATCGTGACCACGTGCAGGTGCATCCCGTCGGTGAGCGGGCCGCCGAACTCGCCGGTGTCGGCCGCGTGCTGTACGCGACGATGCCGCGGGAGACGTTGATGCGCGGGCTGCGGATCGCGACGGCGCTGCGGCTGCCGTATTTCTACGGCCCCGACGTGGTGCCGACCGCGTACAGCCCGCGCGACACCATCACCCACGAGATCGACGTGCGGTCGGTGGCCGGGGTCAAGAAGCGTGCGTTGGCCAAGCATGTGTCGCAGGTGCCCGCGGGCTTGAGGTTCTGCCCGACGCCGTTGTTCGCCCTGTTCACCGGGCGGGAATGGTTTGTCGAGCGCGGGGTCGCGGCGGCCGGGAAACCGGCGGGTCGGCTCCTCTGACCGGCGGGATCAGCGAATCGGCGTGAGGCGCAGGACGATGGAACAGTCGGTGCCGGCGGGGTCCGGCGCGACGGTGACCTCGTACTGATCGGCCAGCGCCGGATCGGCGTCGAGTGCCTGCCGCAACGCGCCCTCGACGATGCCCTGGGCGACGGCCGAGTCGGCGCGGGTGATGTCGCGCAGCGGGCACGAGCAGATCGAGAGTTCGTGTTCGCCGAAGACGCTGGCCGCGCTGCGGACCTCGAAGCCGAGACGGGACAACGCCGTCTCGACGACGTCGACCGGATCGGCCACGCCGGGAGAGGCCGTGCGCGGTGCGACGGGTGCGGCCCACCGGCGACCGATCTCGACGGCCGCCGTGCGCCGCGACTGCTCGTCCTCTCCGAGGGTTGCGACGAGGAGCCCGATCAACCGGGCCTCCGGTTTCGCGGCCGCCGCCGCGTATCCGCTGCGCGGACGCCCGACCGTGGTCGACGGCAGGGCGACCGGCTCGACGAGCCCGGCGTCGATCAGCTTGTTGAGGTGGAAGCGCGCGGTGCTGATGTGCAGGTCGAGGGCCTGCGCCACGTAGGCGACGTCGACGGGCTCGTCGGCGGCGTCGACGGTGGCCAGCACGTGGTCGCGTTGGCGGGCGCGGCTGCTCATGGGAGGCATTCTAGTTGCTGCGGGCTAATTCCTGCGCCGCCGGACAATCGTGGCGGCAATGCCGACGGCGAGGATCAGCGCGGCGCACAGCGCGAAATAGGTCAAGGCACCGTTGCGCCCCCACGGCGGGGTCAGGGCGAGCCATTGGCCGGTTCCGTAGATGCCGTTGAGGAAGGGCATGAACTGCTGGACCTTCATGCCGCCGGGCACCAGCGCGATGGCGTTCTCGAGGAAGCCCGCCCACAGCAGCATCAGCGCGATGGCGGCGACACTCGAGCGGGTGGCGGCCGCCAGGCCGATGCCGAGGGCGGCCGCACAGAACGCGAAAACCGGTACCGCCCAACAGAATCGGAGACCGGCTCCGGTGAGCAGCCCGACCTTGCCGTAGACGACGGGGAACAGGTGCGGCAGTGTCGTCAGCAGCAGCACGGTCATGCCGAGGACGGCGGCCGCGGCGATCGCGCCGTAGTAGAGGGAGCGGGCCAGGATCATCGTCGACGGGGAGCGGAAGAGGAAGCGTTCGGTCTCGGCGGCCGGGCCGCGCACCGTCGATCCGTGGGCGTGGGCGGCGCCGACCGCGAAGATCAACACGCCGACGTCGATGACGCGTGTGATCGAGTTGTTCGGCTCCACCGGCGTGACTCCGATCTCGCCGGTGTTCATGGTGGCGAGCTTCTCGAATACCGCCGCGACGACATAGGTCATGAGCAGCGGCACCCCGATGCCCAGCGGTACCGCGACGAACCACCACGGACTGCGGCGACCGCCGGCCCGGACCGCCTCGGTGCCGACGGCCCGCACGATCGACCTCATGCGGCGCTCCCGGGCTCGGCCGCCGCTGCGCCGACCGCCCGCAGGTAGGCCTGCTCGAGGTCGTCGGTGCCGGTGGCGGCGAGGAAGGCACTCGGCGGCTGGTCGACGATCAGCTTGCCGCCGTCCAACACGAGGATCCGGTCGGCATTGCGCCGCACCTCGTCGAGTAGATGGGAGGCGACGACGACGGTCCGCCCCTCGTCGGCGAGTTCGCGCAGCAGGTGGCGCAGCCAGATGATCCCGGCGATGTCGAGCCCGGCCTGTGGTTCGTCGAAGAGTAGGACCGGCGGCTCGCCGAGCAACGCGCCCGCGATGCCCAGTCGTTGACGCATGCCGAGCGAGAAGCCGCCGATCGGACGGTCCGCCGCCGCCGCGCCGAGCCCGACCAGGTCGAGCAGCTCGTCGACCCGATGATCGTCGATCCCCGCCGAGCGGGCGATCCACCGCAGGTGCCGTCGGCCGGTGTGCCTGCGGTCGAACCCGTCGATATCGAGGTGGACGCCCAGCTCGCGACTCTGCGTCGCGCCGAGCGGTTCGGCGTCACCGGGCCGACCGCGGATCGTGACGGATCCGCGGTCGGGGGTGACGATCCCGCTGATACAGCGGAGCAGGGTCGACTTACCCGCGCCGTTGAGGCCGAGCAGGTAGGTGAGCGAACCAGGCGCCACCTGCGTGGTCACGTCTTCGAGGACCCGCCGCCCGTCGTACCGTTTGGTCAGGCCGTCGACGCGGAGCACGTGTCAGGCGTTGCAGTAGATCGGCAGCCCGACGGTCTTGACGCCTTTGCACATCGAGCTCGACGCCAGCTTCCAGTTGCCCTGGTAGACGAAGTCGATCGGCATGTTGATGTCGGGGCGACCGGCCGAGCGCGCGTGCATCTCGATGGTGGCGCGGTTGCCCTTGCGGGTGATCGGACCGCTGACACCCGCCGAGCCCTTGGGGGCGCGGAACAGGCCGAGGTTGTAGACGGTGCGCGGCACGACGACGGCATTGTGGCCGCCCTCGACGTTGGCGGCCTTGGCGTCGTCGGATGCGGGCGTCGCGACGAGGAAGTGCACGATGTTGTTGAGATCGCCCGCCGTCGGGTTCTTCGTCGTGACCGTGAAGTTGGCGGGCAGCGCCGACGCGGGGCCGGCGACGGTGCTCACGCCGACCGATGCGGCGCCGGCGACGGCGAGGGTGATCATTGCGGTGCGGATGGTTTTCATGGGGTTCCTTTCGGATTGTTGTGATGGGGGGTGAGGACGATCAGGGAAAGAGCGGAGTCCTCGGTGGCGGTGAGCGCGTGGGTGATCTCGGCTTCGACATGGATGGCCGTGCCGGGGGTCAGCACCGTCGTCGTGTCGTCGACGGTGAACTCGACCCGCCCGGCCTGGGCGACGACGAGGATCGGCCAGCGCGCGGTGTGCTCGGGCATCGTCTGACCGGCGCGGAAGCTCAGGCGGACGACGGTGGCACCGGACAGGTGCGCCATCGCCTTGATATCCGGGCTGGTGGCGTCGGGCAGTCCCAACGCCGTATCGGCGAGTCCGGTGATGACGGTTTGTTCGGGTGTGTCGGTCATGGGCTGCTGACCTCTCCTCGGTCGTTGGGTCGGTCGTCGGGTCAGTCGTTGCGGGTGGCGATGATCTCGATGGCCGCCAGGTTGTCGCGGTATTTGCGGAAGGTCTTCCGCATGCCGAGGACTCGACGGCGGGCGTCGCCGTTGCGGATGACGTTCCCGGCGAACTTCAGGGCGCCGCCGAGCCCCTCGTCGGCGATGATGCGGCGTGGCTGGAGGAGGGCCATCGGGGCGAAGCGGACGGTTTCGACGGTGAATCCGGCGTCGGTCAGGAGTGCCCGCCACTCGGCCTCGGTCAGCGGCCGGGCGTTGACCTTGATCGAGCGGGCCAACGACTGGCGGATCTCCTTCTTCTGCTCGTCGGAAAGGGTGTCCGGTTCCAGGGCGAGTTCGTGGATCGCGTAGCGGCCGCCGGGGCGCAGGACGCGCTTGGCCTCGTCCACGATCTGCGTCTTGCCCTTGTCGGACTGCATGGTCAGCATGGCCTCGCCGATGGCGACGTCGACGCTCTGCGCGTCGAGCCCGGTGCTCTGCGCCTCCCCGGTGCTCACGGTTCCCCGTGTGCCCACCACCG
This genomic interval from Gordonia sp. X0973 contains the following:
- the lpdA gene encoding dihydrolipoyl dehydrogenase, producing the protein MSEHFETVVLGAGPGGYVAAIRSAQLGLSTAVIEEKWWGGVCLNVGCIPSKALLRNAELAHIFNHQAKTFGMSGDVSFDFGAAFDRSRSVSDGIVKGVHFLMKKNKITEIDGYGVFKDAKTITVGDREITFDNVIIDTGSEVKLLPGVQLSDNVVTYETQILTRELPSSIAIVGAGAIGMEFGYVLANYGVDVTIIEFLDRVLPNEDADVSKEIAKEYKKLGVKLLTSTKVGSVADNGSSVTVTYTDAKDQPGELTVDKVLMSVGFAPRVTGYGLENTGVALTDRGAIAIDDNMRTNVPGVYAIGDVTAKLQLAHVAEAQGIVAAETIAGAETMTLGDYRMMPRATFCQPQVASFGLTEAQAKDEGYAVKVTKFPFTANGKAQGLAETAGFVKLITDTTHDELLGAHLVGDNVSEFLPELTLAQKWDLTAKELARNVHTHPTMSEALQEVFHGAIGHMINL
- a CDS encoding PIG-L deacetylase family protein, whose amino-acid sequence is MATVVVFHAHPDDEVILTGGTIARLAADGHRVVVVVATDGNVEGPDDAPGDAPDRIAELRASAAVLGAARVAALGYADSGFGPEFYPDPPGRVRFARADTEEAAGRLAEILRDERADVLLSYEANGGYGHRDHVQVHPVGERAAELAGVGRVLYATMPRETLMRGLRIATALRLPYFYGPDVVPTAYSPRDTITHEIDVRSVAGVKKRALAKHVSQVPAGLRFCPTPLFALFTGREWFVERGVAAAGKPAGRLL
- a CDS encoding helix-turn-helix domain-containing protein is translated as MSSRARQRDHVLATVDAADEPVDVAYVAQALDLHISTARFHLNKLIDAGLVEPVALPSTTVGRPRSGYAAAAAKPEARLIGLLVATLGEDEQSRRTAAVEIGRRWAAPVAPRTASPGVADPVDVVETALSRLGFEVRSAASVFGEHELSICSCPLRDITRADSAVAQGIVEGALRQALDADPALADQYEVTVAPDPAGTDCSIVLRLTPIR
- a CDS encoding ABC transporter permease; the encoded protein is MRSIVRAVGTEAVRAGGRRSPWWFVAVPLGIGVPLLMTYVVAAVFEKLATMNTGEIGVTPVEPNNSITRVIDVGVLIFAVGAAHAHGSTVRGPAAETERFLFRSPSTMILARSLYYGAIAAAAVLGMTVLLLTTLPHLFPVVYGKVGLLTGAGLRFCWAVPVFAFCAAALGIGLAAATRSSVAAIALMLLWAGFLENAIALVPGGMKVQQFMPFLNGIYGTGQWLALTPPWGRNGALTYFALCAALILAVGIAATIVRRRRN
- a CDS encoding ABC transporter ATP-binding protein, coding for MLRVDGLTKRYDGRRVLEDVTTQVAPGSLTYLLGLNGAGKSTLLRCISGIVTPDRGSVTIRGRPGDAEPLGATQSRELGVHLDIDGFDRRHTGRRHLRWIARSAGIDDHRVDELLDLVGLGAAAADRPIGGFSLGMRQRLGIAGALLGEPPVLLFDEPQAGLDIAGIIWLRHLLRELADEGRTVVVASHLLDEVRRNADRILVLDGGKLIVDQPPSAFLAATGTDDLEQAYLRAVGAAAAEPGSAA
- a CDS encoding cupin domain-containing protein, which translates into the protein MTDTPEQTVITGLADTALGLPDATSPDIKAMAHLSGATVVRLSFRAGQTMPEHTARWPILVVAQAGRVEFTVDDTTTVLTPGTAIHVEAEITHALTATEDSALSLIVLTPHHNNPKGTP
- a CDS encoding class I SAM-dependent methyltransferase; translated protein: MATSELPYANRPEEDMPGHWLLAKLGKRVLRPGGRELTEQLLADADLADADVLEIAPGLGRTAVEILARDPRSYRGVESDEAAAKLAGAVVGTRGTVSTGEAQSTGLDAQSVDVAIGEAMLTMQSDKGKTQIVDEAKRVLRPGGRYAIHELALEPDTLSDEQKKEIRQSLARSIKVNARPLTEAEWRALLTDAGFTVETVRFAPMALLQPRRIIADEGLGGALKFAGNVIRNGDARRRVLGMRKTFRKYRDNLAAIEIIATRND